The Pseudarthrobacter sulfonivorans genome includes a window with the following:
- a CDS encoding TadE/TadG family type IV pilus assembly protein: protein MSRASERGAVAVEFAIVAPLLVMLLLGIMEFSRAYNAQASLSAAAREGVRVMAVTGKSSDAKTAAKNTAAALRPALQDTDISFGTACPVTSAAGSSPQITITITYSLSTMTGIAGPFAMTGKGAMLCGG, encoded by the coding sequence ATGTCCAGGGCATCCGAGCGTGGAGCCGTCGCGGTCGAGTTCGCGATCGTGGCGCCCCTCCTCGTCATGCTGCTCCTGGGCATCATGGAGTTCAGCCGCGCGTACAACGCGCAGGCCTCACTGTCGGCAGCTGCCCGCGAGGGGGTCCGCGTCATGGCCGTAACGGGCAAATCATCAGACGCCAAAACCGCAGCCAAAAACACTGCCGCAGCTCTTCGTCCGGCGCTGCAGGACACAGATATCAGCTTCGGCACGGCGTGTCCGGTGACGTCCGCCGCTGGCTCAAGCCCGCAGATCACCATCACGATCACTTACAGCCTGTCCACGATGACAGGTATCGCCGGTCCGTTCGCGATGACGGGCAAGGGGGCCATGCTATGCGGCGGCTGA
- a CDS encoding pilus assembly protein TadG-related protein: MRRLTPSKPRNDGERGAVSVIVALMLVALLAFGAIAVDVGMLYAERTQLRNGADAAALAIAQKCSRDLNDPDCSTSSSLAADLNNGNATDGLSHIKSTVLHKTNRTVTVTVGAQEAGHSPNEVSLFFARVLGMNTAEVTASSSAQWGTPSKGPAILPLAIAYCRMDLTAGSPSGSVQVLEQAVNDCGGIPGGFGWIGNTGTTCAVTVTAGLADNTGIWFPSDTGASAPTVCTAADFSQMNDQTVLLPLYDLATGEGSAGKYYVKGFAAFHVTGYHFADISWTNGAKVANKTIRGYFVRFVSLSEAFELGDAPGTTIVRLTP, from the coding sequence ATGCGGCGGCTGACTCCATCGAAGCCAAGGAACGACGGCGAACGCGGCGCCGTGAGCGTGATTGTCGCCCTGATGCTGGTGGCGCTGCTGGCGTTCGGTGCCATCGCGGTCGACGTGGGCATGCTGTACGCAGAACGGACCCAGCTCCGAAATGGAGCCGACGCCGCAGCCTTGGCCATCGCACAAAAGTGCAGCCGGGACCTAAACGATCCGGACTGCTCCACCAGCTCGTCCTTGGCAGCGGACCTCAACAACGGAAATGCCACCGACGGGCTCAGCCACATCAAATCCACGGTGCTCCACAAAACCAACCGCACCGTGACTGTCACCGTTGGCGCGCAGGAGGCTGGCCACTCCCCCAATGAAGTGTCGCTGTTCTTCGCCCGGGTCCTTGGGATGAACACTGCGGAAGTCACGGCCAGCTCGTCGGCCCAGTGGGGTACGCCTTCCAAGGGACCGGCCATCCTGCCGCTGGCGATTGCCTACTGCAGGATGGACTTGACGGCTGGTTCCCCATCCGGCTCCGTACAGGTGCTGGAACAGGCCGTAAATGATTGCGGTGGAATACCGGGCGGATTCGGGTGGATAGGTAACACCGGAACGACGTGTGCAGTGACGGTAACCGCAGGCCTTGCGGACAATACAGGGATCTGGTTCCCCAGCGACACAGGCGCCAGCGCGCCGACGGTGTGCACGGCTGCCGACTTCAGTCAGATGAATGATCAGACGGTTCTCCTGCCTCTGTACGACCTTGCCACGGGCGAAGGTTCCGCCGGCAAATACTACGTCAAGGGCTTCGCAGCCTTTCACGTCACCGGCTACCACTTTGCGGATATCAGCTGGACCAACGGGGCCAAGGTGGCCAACAAAACCATCAGAGGCTACTTCGTGAGGTTCGTCTCCCTTTCCGAGGCTTTCGAACTCGGCGACGCCCCCGGGACGACGATTGTCCGTCTCACCCCCTAG
- a CDS encoding type II secretion system F family protein has product MENPTVLILAIVACFGALLVLFVVVLKPHYGAIPIDRRRPESAPENSSFGRVSQSVVDGMGGVLGKSGGPFNQNLLYNAGIKMGPAEFTVMVAVVSFLGGFIGALLTNPVIGVLIGAAVPFITRLVLSIRTDKRRGKFESQLIDTIQMLIGGLRAGHSVMRSMEAAGLESEAPTSEELRRIVNETRIGMDVRQALDETAERMDSEDFRWIGQAIQINREVGGDLAEVLEQVAGTIRERSEIKGQVRSLSAEGKMSAVVLMGMPVAVAVMLSFINPGYMSVFVEEPVGNLLVAVSLVMFVCGGFWMSRTVKIKF; this is encoded by the coding sequence ATGGAGAATCCAACGGTGCTAATACTTGCCATAGTGGCGTGCTTCGGCGCATTGCTTGTGCTCTTCGTTGTTGTTCTGAAGCCACATTATGGTGCAATCCCGATAGACCGCAGGCGTCCGGAGTCGGCTCCGGAAAACTCATCATTTGGCAGAGTTTCACAATCGGTTGTCGATGGCATGGGCGGAGTTCTGGGCAAGTCCGGCGGACCATTCAACCAAAATTTGCTGTACAACGCCGGCATCAAAATGGGACCGGCCGAATTCACCGTCATGGTGGCAGTCGTTTCCTTCCTAGGTGGTTTCATCGGGGCACTCCTGACTAACCCGGTGATCGGCGTCCTCATTGGGGCGGCGGTGCCGTTCATTACCCGTCTGGTCCTGAGTATCCGCACTGACAAACGCCGCGGCAAGTTCGAATCACAACTCATTGACACCATTCAGATGCTTATTGGTGGGTTGCGAGCGGGTCACAGCGTCATGCGTTCCATGGAGGCTGCCGGATTGGAATCTGAAGCGCCTACGTCTGAGGAGCTGCGAAGGATCGTTAACGAAACCCGCATCGGGATGGACGTCCGGCAGGCATTGGATGAAACTGCGGAACGAATGGACAGCGAGGACTTTCGTTGGATCGGGCAGGCCATCCAGATCAACAGGGAAGTGGGTGGAGACCTTGCCGAGGTACTTGAACAGGTGGCCGGAACCATACGTGAACGTAGCGAAATAAAAGGCCAAGTGCGCTCCCTAAGCGCCGAGGGCAAGATGTCCGCCGTCGTCCTGATGGGCATGCCAGTCGCTGTTGCGGTCATGCTTTCGTTCATCAATCCGGGCTACATGAGCGTCTTCGTTGAGGAGCCCGTGGGCAACCTGCTCGTGGCCGTCAGCCTGGTCATGTTCGTCTGTGGTGGGTTCTGGATGAGCCGCACTGTAAAGATCAAGTTCTAG
- the cpaB gene encoding Flp pilus assembly protein CpaB encodes MKSRLLAGVVAVLLAIVGAVIVVSYAQGADQRAVSGLDPVGVLVVTKAVPAGSSAETLKAAVALQQLPGTAVAKTALNTLDGSGGKVTSADLVPGEQLLAERLVSPEELKSSGSVPVPAGLQEISFQLEPQRVVGGRVTPGDHVGIFISMPSGGIEAKSDKETVQLSIHKALVTAVQRAPEGAAAKPAPSATDAPAPDPRDVNLPTGSLMVTVAVNDINAGKIVFAAEYASIWLSREPLDAQDSGPRIMIRPDVYK; translated from the coding sequence GTGAAGTCACGTTTGTTGGCAGGAGTGGTGGCAGTCCTGCTGGCCATCGTCGGGGCGGTCATTGTCGTCTCCTACGCCCAGGGCGCTGACCAGAGGGCTGTCAGCGGCCTCGATCCGGTCGGCGTCCTTGTTGTGACAAAAGCCGTGCCGGCAGGCTCATCGGCAGAGACCTTGAAGGCAGCCGTAGCGCTGCAGCAACTGCCAGGAACCGCCGTCGCAAAAACCGCCCTCAACACCCTGGACGGCTCGGGCGGCAAGGTCACCTCCGCAGATCTGGTCCCCGGCGAGCAACTGCTGGCCGAACGCCTGGTCTCCCCCGAGGAACTGAAATCGTCCGGCTCTGTGCCGGTGCCGGCAGGCCTGCAGGAAATCTCCTTCCAGCTGGAGCCGCAGCGCGTCGTCGGCGGCCGCGTTACGCCCGGCGACCATGTTGGCATCTTCATCTCGATGCCCAGTGGCGGTATCGAAGCGAAATCCGACAAGGAAACCGTCCAGCTTTCCATCCACAAGGCACTTGTGACCGCGGTCCAGCGAGCGCCGGAAGGCGCGGCCGCAAAGCCAGCGCCATCAGCAACCGACGCGCCTGCGCCGGACCCTCGTGACGTGAACCTCCCCACCGGATCCCTGATGGTCACCGTTGCAGTGAACGACATCAATGCAGGCAAGATCGTCTTCGCCGCAGAGTACGCTTCCATCTGGCTCAGCAGGGAACCCCTCGATGCGCAGGACAGCGGACCGCGCATCATGATCCGGCCGGACGTCTACAAATGA
- a CDS encoding CpaF family protein, producing the protein MATLNGTPPPVVDALAGLKQRAALALFERMGTRFGDSSGSEEELRASAVEELSAVIDDEQVPLSPEERRRLIREIADEVMGFGPLQRLLEDPSVTEIMVNRFDQIYIERNGHLSLTGSQFSSDDHLRKVIERIVSKVGRRIDESSPLVDARLEDGSRVNAIIPPLAVNGPSLTIRKFSHVPLTVRNLIEWGSITVEMAELLSACVKARLNIIVSGGTGTGKTTLLNVLSSFIPEDDRIVTIEDAVELQLQQEHVVRLESRPPNIEGKGAIGIRELVRNSLRMRPDRIIVGEVRSGESLDMLQAMNTGHDGSLSTVHANSPRDAVARLETLVLMAGMDLPLRAIREQVSSAVDLIIQVTRLRDGSRRVTHVTEVQGMEGDIVTLQDVFLFDYAAGMDAQGKFLGKPVSTGIRPRFLDRFSELGITVSPAVFGGTMNPQGRR; encoded by the coding sequence TTGGCAACGTTGAACGGAACACCACCGCCGGTTGTCGATGCCTTGGCCGGACTCAAACAGCGGGCTGCGCTTGCGCTTTTCGAACGCATGGGAACCCGGTTCGGTGATTCCTCAGGGTCCGAAGAGGAGCTCCGGGCATCTGCAGTCGAGGAGCTTTCGGCTGTCATCGATGATGAACAAGTTCCGTTGTCGCCGGAAGAACGGCGCCGGTTGATCCGGGAGATTGCGGATGAGGTCATGGGCTTTGGGCCGCTCCAGCGTCTGTTGGAAGATCCGTCCGTAACAGAAATCATGGTGAATCGATTTGACCAGATCTATATTGAGCGAAACGGCCATCTCTCGCTGACTGGTTCGCAGTTCAGTTCCGATGACCATCTGCGAAAAGTCATCGAGCGCATAGTGTCCAAGGTCGGTCGACGAATCGACGAATCATCGCCCCTGGTAGATGCGCGCTTGGAGGATGGCTCTCGAGTGAACGCCATCATCCCACCCCTTGCGGTGAATGGCCCGTCCCTCACAATTCGCAAGTTCAGCCATGTGCCGCTTACGGTGCGTAACCTCATTGAGTGGGGTTCCATAACGGTGGAAATGGCGGAACTCTTAAGTGCGTGCGTCAAGGCCCGGCTGAACATCATCGTTTCCGGCGGAACAGGTACGGGTAAAACCACGCTGCTTAACGTACTGTCCTCTTTCATCCCTGAAGATGATCGCATCGTGACCATCGAAGACGCTGTAGAACTTCAACTGCAGCAAGAGCACGTGGTTCGCTTAGAGAGCCGGCCGCCGAACATTGAGGGCAAGGGTGCGATCGGTATCCGCGAACTGGTCCGCAACTCGCTCCGTATGCGACCGGACCGAATCATTGTGGGTGAGGTCCGCAGCGGCGAGTCCCTGGACATGCTTCAGGCGATGAACACCGGGCACGATGGTTCCTTATCTACAGTGCACGCCAATTCTCCACGCGACGCCGTTGCCCGTCTGGAGACGTTGGTTCTCATGGCTGGAATGGACTTGCCTCTCCGAGCCATACGCGAGCAAGTGTCGTCAGCCGTGGATCTCATCATTCAGGTGACCAGGCTTCGGGACGGGAGCCGCCGCGTGACGCACGTAACGGAGGTCCAGGGAATGGAGGGCGACATCGTGACTCTCCAAGACGTGTTTCTTTTTGACTATGCAGCGGGAATGGATGCGCAGGGGAAATTCCTCGGCAAGCCTGTCTCCACTGGGATACGTCCGCGGTTTTTGGACCGCTTCTCCGAACTGGGCATCACCGTGTCGCCTGCCGTGTTTGGCGGCACCATGAATCCACAAGGGAGGCGGTAG
- a CDS encoding type II secretion system F family protein: protein MTPIAWLIIAAIMLPLAYFTWVLVTLDRRGTLAVQSNLGQGFAQNGAIASTRPPLMLGVAKRLTTGSYEAKLDRWLSLAGRPVSMPLEKLIVAKPLLALAGAVLGILVFRNSPTPQSVGIGLFITVLGYFVPDLLVYNKGVKRQEAIELELPNTLDQMLISVEAGLGFEAAMARAGQYGDGPLAQELMRTLQDMQVGRPRQEAYQALADRSSVADLRSFVRAVVQADKYGIGLARVLRTQAKQARVKRRQRAEERAMKLPVKVLFPLLVFIFPVLFIVLLGPAAINIMKILF, encoded by the coding sequence ATGACTCCAATAGCCTGGCTTATCATCGCGGCCATTATGCTGCCGCTGGCCTACTTCACCTGGGTTCTTGTCACGTTGGACCGACGTGGAACTCTAGCAGTCCAATCAAATCTCGGCCAGGGATTCGCCCAGAACGGGGCAATTGCTTCAACGCGTCCTCCCCTGATGTTGGGAGTTGCGAAAAGGCTCACGACTGGCAGTTACGAAGCAAAACTAGATCGATGGCTTTCTCTGGCAGGCCGTCCTGTGTCGATGCCCCTTGAGAAGCTGATCGTAGCCAAGCCGCTTCTTGCTCTGGCGGGAGCGGTACTCGGCATTCTGGTCTTTCGTAACTCACCGACGCCGCAAAGTGTCGGCATCGGGCTCTTCATCACCGTCCTTGGCTACTTCGTTCCGGACCTGTTGGTGTACAACAAGGGGGTAAAACGCCAGGAAGCCATAGAACTCGAGTTGCCGAACACGCTCGACCAGATGCTTATCTCGGTGGAGGCTGGACTGGGCTTCGAGGCTGCCATGGCCAGGGCGGGCCAGTACGGTGATGGACCCCTGGCCCAAGAGCTGATGCGAACTCTGCAGGACATGCAGGTTGGGCGACCCCGTCAGGAGGCGTACCAGGCGCTCGCTGACAGGTCATCGGTTGCGGACTTGCGCAGCTTCGTGCGTGCCGTTGTCCAAGCCGATAAGTACGGCATTGGCCTCGCAAGAGTCCTTCGTACACAAGCCAAGCAGGCAAGGGTGAAGCGCCGACAGCGAGCGGAGGAAAGGGCAATGAAGCTGCCGGTCAAAGTACTTTTCCCGCTCCTCGTTTTCATTTTTCCGGTGCTCTTCATCGTCCTCCTCGGCCCGGCAGCCATCAACATCATGAAAATACTGTTCTAA
- a CDS encoding Flp family type IVb pilin, producing MLSLYTNLMIRLRSEEKGATAVEYGIMVALIAVAIIVAVTLLGGTLTLMFQEVSCSLGGGTWTATAATATAAAGGSCAP from the coding sequence ATGCTTTCTCTCTACACGAACCTCATGATCCGCCTTCGCAGTGAAGAAAAGGGCGCCACGGCCGTCGAATACGGCATCATGGTCGCACTTATCGCCGTCGCCATCATCGTTGCTGTGACACTGCTCGGCGGAACCCTAACCCTGATGTTCCAGGAGGTTTCTTGCTCGCTCGGCGGAGGCACCTGGACTGCAACCGCCGCTACCGCTACCGCTGCCGCTGGCGGGAGCTGCGCACCCTAA